The following nucleotide sequence is from uncultured Draconibacterium sp..
GAATTCCCAATCCCGGTCCGGGGAACGGGTGACGGCCCAGCAATTCTTTTTTAATGTTTAAAGCAGCACCTACACGACGCACTTCATCTTTAAACAGAAGTTTGAGCGGTTCAACCACTTTTAGCTTCATTTTTTCAGGAAGACCGCCAACATTATGGTGCGATTTTATTGTTGCAGAAGGCCCGTTTACCGATACCGACTCAATTACATCGGGATAAATTGTTCCTTGTGCCAACCATTTTACATCTTGTATTTTGTGTGCTTCTTCATCAAAAACTTCGATAAAGTTGCGACCGATAATTTTTCGTTTTTGTTCCGGATCCGTAACTCCGGCCAAATCGTCCCAGAATTTTTTACGGGCATCAACGCCAATTACATTCAGGCCCATGTCTTCGTACGAATGCAAAACATCTTCGAACTCGTTTTTACGAAGCAGACCGTTATCAACAAAAATGCAGGTAAGATTTTTTCCAATAGCTTTGTGTAATAATACGCCGGCAACCGATGAATCAACACCACCCGAAAGACCAAGCACAACTTTGTCGTTGCCCAGCTGATCTTTTAATTCCTGAACCGTTGTTTCAACAAACGAATCCGGAGTCCAGTTTTGTTCGCATCCGCAAATAGTGGTAACAAAATTCTCTAACAATTGCTTTCCTTCTGTGGTGTGGTAAACCTCGGGATGGAACTGTATCGCCCAGGTGTTTTCATCATCAACTTTATATGCTGCATAGTTTACATCTTCGGTTGATGCGATAACCTTATAATTTTTTGGAAGTTTTACGATAGTATCACCGTGCGACATCCATACCTGCGTATGAAGACTAATATTTTCAAACAGAATACTATCGTGATCGATAAATCCCAGATTTGCTCTTCCGTATTCGCGCGTATTTGAAGGAGCAACTTCGCCACCATAAAAATGAGCCAGATACTGCGCTCCGTAACAAACACCCAAAACCGGTAATTTGCCTTTAATTTTTGATAGATCGGGACGAGGTGCTTCTTCGTCGCGAACTGAATACGGGCTACCCGAAAGGATCACACCTTTTACACTCTCATCAATTTCCGGAAAGTGGTTGAAAGGATGAATTTCGCAATAAACATTTAGTTCGCGGACCTTGCGTCCAATCAATTGTGTGTATTGAGAACCAAAATCAAGGATTAAAATCTTTTCCTGCATGAAAAACTTCTTTAGTTAATGAAAGCACAAAAGTACTAATAACGTGTCAAAATCTTTTCAAATGTGAATGAAATTAAGGTTCGTGTTAATATTAGGATTGTGTTTGCCCCAAAATATGTAAAATTAATTCCGAAACTATGCGTTAAGATTTAAGTGTTCTTTCAGAATTACTAAATTTGAGCGAATTTTTAAATCCACTTTTAATGAGAAGTCTTTTGCTGCTATGCATGGCATTTTTACTGTTGTTACCAACCGAACAGGTTTTCGGGCAGAATTTTGCTCAAAACGAGGTTGTTGTTTTTCAAGGCAAAAAGTTCGTTATGCACCAGGTGCGCACAGGCGAAACAGTTTATTCGTTAAGCAAGAAGTTTGGCGTAACTCAAGTTGCAATAGAGGAAAACAACCCGGGAATTGATAAAGGACTAACAATAGGGCAGGTGTTGAAAATTCCTTATGTTGAAGGCATGGTACTTCCGGATTCTGCGGCAGGCCAAAAGGGAGACCCCTCCGGATTTACTAAATACAAAATCGAATCAAGAAAAGAAACGGCTTATTCCGTCGCCAAAAAGTTTGGAATAACCGTGGAGGAACTTTATGCTTACAACCCAACTGTTAGGAAATTTAAAAAGCGGACGGAACTGAATATTCCATACTGGAAAAAAGAGACATCTTCGGAAGCCGGTGATTTAGCTAATAGAACCGGAGCGGGCGAACATACCATATTACATCAGGTGGTTTCGGGAGAAACTTTGTATTCGCTTGCCCGGAAATATGGAACAACCGAGCAGGACATTCTCGTTTTAAATCCTAATGCAAGTCAGCTAAAAACAGGAATGACCCTGAAAATAAAAACCGGCGTATTGGAGGGGGATGTAAACAAGCCTCAGCCAATTGATTATGTCGGTAACCGAAATTACATCGAACACATCATTGAGTCGGGTGAAACGATGTGGGGAATAACGCGCAAATACAATGTTTCGGAAGAGGAACTTAAAGTGATTAACCCGATTTTGAATACCGGATTTCCGGCAGGAGCAGTAATTAAAATTCCGGTTGCAGAAGCCAACGAACCGATGGCAAAACCGGTAAATGCAGAAGCTTTTGATCAGCATCTGGTGGGGAGAGGCGAAACGTTATATGGTTTATCGAAACAATACAATGTTAGTATTCCTGATATTATAAAATACAACCCGATACTCGATCGACGGAATCTGGCTTACGGCGAAACCATTTTAATTCCTAAAAAACCGGAGGAAGTTTTTGCCCAACCCGAAAGTGACAATATCGTAATTGAAGACATTGATTCGGCTAAAATGATGGAAGAATTTTATGCGGTTGAAATGCCGGTTGAAATTCCTGAGTCGTGTGTGCCTGATTTATCCGGATCATTTTCGGAGAAAACATACAATGTAGCCTTGTTTTTACCTTTTTATTACGAAGCAAATGATACGCTGAACCGTGAGGATTTGGTAGTTGATTCAACTGCGCTTTTTACACGCGAGGAAACAGAAATTGCACAGGATACTACCATTGAACTGGAAGAGCGCAAAGAATTGTTTAAACAGTTTTACGGCGGAAGTGAAAACTTTGTACAGTTTTATGAAGGCGTACTTTTAGCTATCGATTCCCTGCAGAATATTGGTTTTGATGTAAAACTCAATGTTTTCGATACACAGCGAAACAAAGATTCAATACGTCAGTATTTTACGGCTAACGATTTTTTTATGACCGATTTGATCATCGGGCCGATTTTCCCAAGGGTGCAACAGGAAATTGCTGCCTATGCGGCGAAGAATAGGATCCCGATTGTTTCGCCATTGGCTTCGCAGACTTCGATTACACAATCGAATTCCAATTACTTTCAGGTAAATCCTTCGCGCGATTACCTCATTCGGCAAACGGCAGAAATGGTGGCTGAAGAACATTTCAACAGTAACTTTATAATTGTAAAAACCTCAGATTACTCGGGTACTCCCGAAGGACAATTGGTTGAACTTTTGCGCGAGAAATTCTTCAATTCCGGATTGTTAAGTAGTAACGAGGGCGTTAATTTTACATTCTACGATTTTGAAAACGAAGGTAGCTTCGGTTTACGTCGAATTATGTCGAAAACCAAAGAGAATGTGGTTTACATTCCATCGGAAAACGAAGGCGAGTTAAGTGTGGCCATTTCCAATTTAAACAACCTTTCGGAAGAGTATTCGATTACCTTGATTGGGTCAAACCGTTATCCAAACTATTCAAGTATCCAATTGGAGCAGTTTCATAATCTGAAACTGAAATACATCGCGCCATACTACACCGATTATACGAATAAGCAAACCATTAATTTTGTTGAAAAATACAAGAACAATTTCGGAACGGAACCTGATAATTTTAGTTTTCAGGGCTACGATGTAACGCTGTATTTTTTAACGGCATTAATAACTTATGGTAACGATTTTGCGGGTTGCCTGCCTTACATGCATACTTTCCAGATGCAGGGGAATTATCATTTTGGGCAACTTACCCAGTTCGGTGGCTATATGAACGAAGGGGTTTCTGTAATTTCGTATACCCGCGATTACGAAGTAAAACGTAAACGTGTGAAGGGGCAGCCTCGTTTGATTATGGCTTCCGACAATTAAAAGTTGGTGGCATTTTTCATAAACTGATACTTGAAAATATTTTATCTTAACCGATCAATAAATTAAACTGAAATGGAAGATTTAACTGTTGGAACAAGGGTTGAGCATCCGCGGTACGGAGAAGGAATAATTAGTAAAGACAACCTTACTGCCTACGAAATATTTTTTGAGCGAGGCGGTAAAATAGAAATCACAAAACGAAATACCGACCTTACAGTTCTGGAAGCAAATGAAACTGCACCAAAATCACGACTCTCAATTGGTGAAATTGAAAAGGTGTTAAGCTATGTGCTTGATAAACATGCCGCGCTGAACGAAGTAGTTCCTTTAGGCGAAAAATGGGAAGGTGGAACTATGTTGTTACAACCGGCCAATCCTGAGCTTAAACCAAAAGAAATTCCTGTTGAAATATTCTTTCACAAAATTGTAATGTTACGCGACAGGCTGCGTGTTTTGGAACAAAATATCAACAGCAGTAAATCGCTGACCGACGAAGAAAAAGTAAATATCCAGCAATACATAACGCGTGCCTATGGTTCGCTAACAACTTTTAATGTATTGTTTGCCGAAAAGGAGCATTATTTTGTTGGAGCAAAAACTAAATAATTATGAAAAAAATCAACCTAATCCTACTATTTTCATTACTAACCGTAATTGTTATCGCACAAAATAAAACATTAAAAGTGTGGCCAAACGGCGCACCAAACGACAACGGCATGACCGAGCCCGAAGAAAAATACGACGGAGTACGTGTTCGAAAAGTGTCGGAAGCAGAAATGTATGTTTTCTCTCCGGAAGCTGAAATTAATACCGGCGCTGCTGTGGTAATTTGTCCGGGTGGTGGTTATTGGGTAGAAGCAATGGACCACGAAGGATACGACATTGCACGTTTTCTGCAAACAAAAGGAATTACCGGAATTGTATTAAAATACCGCCTGCCTTACGGAAACCACGAAGTTCCGTCGAGTGATGCACGGCAAGCCATTCGAATAGTGCGTGCCAATGCCGAAGAGTGGGGTATCAATCCCGAAAAGATTGGAATCGCAGGTTCTTCAGCGGGTGGTCACCTGGCCTCAACTGCCGGAACGGTTTTCGATTATGGAAATAAAGAAAGTTCAGACAAAATTGAGCAGCAAAGTTGCCGGCCCGATTTTATGTTGTTGTTGTATCCGGTAATTACCATGGATGAAGAATTCACACATATGGGATCTCGCGAAAACCTGATAGGCAAAGGGCATGATAAAGAATTGATCCGGAAATATTCGAACGAATTAAATGTGAGTGCTGAAACGCCACCAACATTTCTC
It contains:
- a CDS encoding alpha/beta hydrolase, which gives rise to MKKINLILLFSLLTVIVIAQNKTLKVWPNGAPNDNGMTEPEEKYDGVRVRKVSEAEMYVFSPEAEINTGAAVVICPGGGYWVEAMDHEGYDIARFLQTKGITGIVLKYRLPYGNHEVPSSDARQAIRIVRANAEEWGINPEKIGIAGSSAGGHLASTAGTVFDYGNKESSDKIEQQSCRPDFMLLLYPVITMDEEFTHMGSRENLIGKGHDKELIRKYSNELNVSAETPPTFLILADDDTAVLPKNSISFYSKLKEFDVPAELHIFQKGGHGFGIRKNGIPTDNWPNLFVDWLKAREIIE
- a CDS encoding LysM peptidoglycan-binding domain-containing protein: MRSLLLLCMAFLLLLPTEQVFGQNFAQNEVVVFQGKKFVMHQVRTGETVYSLSKKFGVTQVAIEENNPGIDKGLTIGQVLKIPYVEGMVLPDSAAGQKGDPSGFTKYKIESRKETAYSVAKKFGITVEELYAYNPTVRKFKKRTELNIPYWKKETSSEAGDLANRTGAGEHTILHQVVSGETLYSLARKYGTTEQDILVLNPNASQLKTGMTLKIKTGVLEGDVNKPQPIDYVGNRNYIEHIIESGETMWGITRKYNVSEEELKVINPILNTGFPAGAVIKIPVAEANEPMAKPVNAEAFDQHLVGRGETLYGLSKQYNVSIPDIIKYNPILDRRNLAYGETILIPKKPEEVFAQPESDNIVIEDIDSAKMMEEFYAVEMPVEIPESCVPDLSGSFSEKTYNVALFLPFYYEANDTLNREDLVVDSTALFTREETEIAQDTTIELEERKELFKQFYGGSENFVQFYEGVLLAIDSLQNIGFDVKLNVFDTQRNKDSIRQYFTANDFFMTDLIIGPIFPRVQQEIAAYAAKNRIPIVSPLASQTSITQSNSNYFQVNPSRDYLIRQTAEMVAEEHFNSNFIIVKTSDYSGTPEGQLVELLREKFFNSGLLSSNEGVNFTFYDFENEGSFGLRRIMSKTKENVVYIPSENEGELSVAISNLNNLSEEYSITLIGSNRYPNYSSIQLEQFHNLKLKYIAPYYTDYTNKQTINFVEKYKNNFGTEPDNFSFQGYDVTLYFLTALITYGNDFAGCLPYMHTFQMQGNYHFGQLTQFGGYMNEGVSVISYTRDYEVKRKRVKGQPRLIMASDN
- the guaA gene encoding glutamine-hydrolyzing GMP synthase, translated to MQEKILILDFGSQYTQLIGRKVRELNVYCEIHPFNHFPEIDESVKGVILSGSPYSVRDEEAPRPDLSKIKGKLPVLGVCYGAQYLAHFYGGEVAPSNTREYGRANLGFIDHDSILFENISLHTQVWMSHGDTIVKLPKNYKVIASTEDVNYAAYKVDDENTWAIQFHPEVYHTTEGKQLLENFVTTICGCEQNWTPDSFVETTVQELKDQLGNDKVVLGLSGGVDSSVAGVLLHKAIGKNLTCIFVDNGLLRKNEFEDVLHSYEDMGLNVIGVDARKKFWDDLAGVTDPEQKRKIIGRNFIEVFDEEAHKIQDVKWLAQGTIYPDVIESVSVNGPSATIKSHHNVGGLPEKMKLKVVEPLKLLFKDEVRRVGAALNIKKELLGRHPFPGPGLGIRILGDVTPEKVSMLQEADAIFINGLKSWGLYDEVWQAGVMLLPVQSVGVMGDERTYENTVALRAVTSTDGMTADWVHLPYDFMAKMSNEIINKVRGINRVVYDISSKPPATIEWE